One genomic region from Amia ocellicauda isolate fAmiCal2 chromosome 4, fAmiCal2.hap1, whole genome shotgun sequence encodes:
- the ckap5 gene encoding cytoskeleton-associated protein 5 isoform X4 has translation MGDDSEWMKLPIDQKCEHKVWKARLNGYEEAIKLFQKIEDEKSPEWSKYLGLMKRFVTDSNAVAQLKGLEAALVYIENAHVAGKTTGEVVSGVVSKVFNQPKAKAKELGMEICMVYIEIEKSEAVQEELLKGLDNKNPKIIVACVETIRKALSEFGSKIITLKPIIKVLPKLFESREKAVRDEAKMLAVEIYKWIRDALRPPLQNINSVQLKDLEEEWVKLPTSAPKQSRFLRSQQDLKVKFEKQQASGADDVDGAEEESVPQIDPYELLEAVEILGKLPKDFYEKIEAKKWQERKEALEALEILLKNPKLENGDFGDLVRALKKVIGKDSNVMLVALAAKCVTGLASGLRKKFGTYACYVVPTILEKFKEKKPQVVQALQEAIDAVFLTTTLQNVTEDVLAVMDNKNPSIKQQASLFLARSFRHCTPSTLPKSLLKPLCAALLKHINDSAPEVRDAAFEALGTAMKVVGEKAVNPFLADVDKLKLDKIKENAEKVDLVGGKKGSSGAEKKDKPAVKAEPAAEVPAKSAGPTKKAAVVKPSGPPKKGKPASAAGAKGKKVTENKEIVETELSIEVCEEKAAVVLPASCMQLLDSSNWKERLASMEEFQRAVEQMDKSDMPCQALVRMLAKKPGWKETNFQVMQMKLHIVGLIAQKGTFSKTSAFVVLDGLVDKIGDVKCGTKAKEGLTAIGEACSLPWTAEQVVSMAFAQKNPKNQAETLNWLSNAMKEFGFAGINVKAFINNVKTALGATNPAIRTAAISLLGIMYLYMGAPLRMFFEDEKPALLAQIDAEFEKMQGQSPPVPFRGAKKGVEQEGEETEEQEEEVGSDVVDLLPRTDISDKITSDLVAKIADKNWKIRKEGLDELAAVINEAKFILPSIGEVPIALKARLNDSNKILVLQTLTILQQIATAMGSGLKQHVKCLGMNIITVLGDSKSNVRAAAMTTLNAWVEQTGMKEWLEGEDLSEELKKENPFLRQEVLGWLAEKLPTLRSVSPDLMLCVPYLYACLEDRNGDVRKKAQDALPTFMMHLGYEKMLKATGKLKTASKDQVVGMLEKARAVMPPVPAAPAKAGAKSGAAALKTVAGSAKSQSVSDDSGICVPDAKADMKKGKPAGAAAKGRGALGKKAPVKANPKEEEDKSGPMFILISNGKEQRMKEERALKILKWNFMTPRDEYVEQLKTQMSSCVAKWLQDELFHFDFQHHIKALTAMIEHMEEEKEATVGCLDLILKWFTLRFFDTNTSVLMKALEYLKQLFSMLSRDNYHLNEYEASSFIPYLILKVGESKDVVRKDVRGILNMLCKVYPASKVFTFLMDGTKSKNSKQRAECLEELGCLIESYGMNVCQPTAAKALKEIAVHIGDRDTSVRNAALNTVLAVYNVCGDQVFKLIGNLSEKEMSMLEERIKRSAKKTPVPVKQVEEKPQRVQGGNQNASLMRKPPPDEVPSKLNQARSQNAHPELSAPSIPKEFQLDLDVIENDHTRVSELPDLVQHKLDELLEPVLIPEPKVRAVSPHFDDMHSSTASTINFVISQVASGDINTSIQALAQIDEVLRQEDKAEAMSGHIDQFLIATFMQLRLIYNKHMADERLGKDDIAKLYSCIIGNMLSLFYLESLAREASMGVLKDLMHGLITLMLDTRVEDLEDGQQLIRSVNLLVVKVLEKSDQTNILSALLVLLQDSLLATASSPKFSELIMKCLWRMIRLLPETINSINLDRILLDVHNFMKIFPKEKLKQLKSEVPHRTMKTLLHTLCRLTGSKILDHLTMIENKNESELEAHLRRVVKHSNDPSSTKSDKDTEKGAIRTDEKMSKAKVSDILSEIFKKVGSKENTKEGLTELYEYKQKYSDADIEPFLKNTSQFFQSYVERGLRMIESEREGKGRIQPSNTVIPQHPTDTSAFVPSSTSVPVNTNGEDVKPAVYWGRLQILRQRHGLENNSKQQEERPPLTSLLSKPSAPTVASSTDMLHSKLSQLKESRETCHQELESGQSQSQSLGSASSTANLDDLKKRLERIKSNRK, from the exons aaCCACTGGAGAGGTTGTATCCGGAGTGGTCAGTAAAGTTTTCAATCAGCCCAAAGCTAAGGCTAAAGAACTGGGAATGGAGATTTGCATGGTGTACATAGAGATCGAGAAGTCCGAGGCTGTTCAAGAGGAGTTATTGAAAGGCCTGGATAACAAAAACCCCAAGATTATTGTTGCCTGTGTTGAAACGATAAGGAAAGCGCTCAG TGAATTTGGTTCCAAAATTATTACCCTGAAGCCAATAATCAAAGTGTTGCCAAAATTGTTTGAATCTCGAGAAAAAGCTGTTCGAGATGAGGCCAAAATGCTCGCTGTGGAGATTTACAAGTGGATTCGTGACGCTCTACGGCCGCCCCTCCAGAACATTAATTCTGTGCAG TTAAAAGATCTAGAAGAGGAATGGGTGAAGCTGCCCACTTCAGCCCCCAAACAGTCGCGATTCCTTCGCTCCCAACAAGATCTCAAAGTAAAATTCGAGAAGCAGCAGGCGTCCGGGGCAGATGATGTTGATG GTGCTGAAGAGGAGTCTGTCCCTCAGATCGATCCCTATGAGCTCCTGGAAGCTGTGGAGATTCTGGGGAAGCTGCCTAAAGATTTTTATGAGAAAATT GAGGCAAAGAAATGGCAGGAGAGGAAGGAAGCTTTGGAAGCTTTAGAAATCTTGTTGAAAAACCCCAAGCTAGAAAATGGTGACTTTGGGGATTTGGTTAGAGCACTTAAAAAG gttATCGGCAAAGATTCCAATGTCATGCTTGTTGCGTTGGCAGCGAAATGCGTTACTGGATTGGCCAGTGGTCTCCGAAAGAAATTCGGAACATATGCATGCTAT gtgGTGCCAACCATTTTAGAAAAGTTCAAGGAGAAGAAGCCACAAGTGGTACAGGCCTTGCAAGAGGCTATCGATGCCGTCTTCCTTACT ACCACTCTGCAGAATGTGACTGAAGATGTACTGGCTGTGATGGACAATAAAAATCCTTCAATCAAACAACAGGCGTCTCTGTTTCTGGCGAGAAGCTTTCGCCATTGCACCCCGTCTACGTTGCCAAAAAGTCTCTTAAAACCGCTCTGTGCTGCACTTCTCAAG catattaatGATTCTGCTCCGGAAGTAAGAGATGCTGCTTTTGAAGCTCTGGGTACGGCGATGAAAGTGGTTGGAGAGAAAGCCGTTAATCCATTTTTGGCCGATGTTGACAAGCTCAAACTCGACAAG attaaAGAGAATGCTGAGAAAGTGGATCTGGTGGGGGGGAAGAAAGGCAGTTCGGGAgcagaaaagaaagacaaacctGCAGTGAAAGCGGAGCCAGCGGCCGAAGTACCTGCAAAATCCGCAGGACCGACCAAAAAGGCAGCTGTGGTCAAA ccGTCTGGACCTCCCAAGAAGGGGAAACCTGCGTCGGCTGCTGGTGCCAAAGGGAAGAAAGTGACTGAAAACAAGGAAATAGTGGAAACTGAACTCTCT ATTGAAGTGTGTGAGGAGAAGGCTGCAGTGGTGCTCCCTGCGTCCTGTATGCAGCTCTTGGACAGCAGTAACTGGAAGGAGAGGCTAGCCAGCATGGAGGAATTCCAGAGG GCGGTGGAACAGATGGACAAGAGTGACATGCCCTGTCAGGCCCTGGTGAGGATGTTGGCAAAGAAACCAGGATGGAAAGAGACCAACTTTCAg GTGATGCAGATGAAGTTGCACATTGTTGGGCTCATTGCTCAAAAGGGAACCTTCTCCAAGACCTCTGCGTTTGTGGTTCTGGACGGCTTGGTGGATAAAATCGGTGATGTGAAGTGTGGCACTAAAGCTAAAGAAGGTCTCACTGCGATAGGGGAGGCTTGCTCACTGCCATGGACTGCAGAACAG GTTGTCTCCATGGCTTTTGCACAGAAGAATCCTAAAAACCAGGCCGAGACATTGAACTGGCTTTCAAACGCCATGAAGGAGTTTGGGTTTGCAGG AATAAACGTGAAGGCTTTTATTAATAATGTGAAGACAGCCTTGGGTGCAACAAATCCT GCTATAAGAACAGCTGCCATCTCCTTGCTGGGTATTATGTATCTGTACATGGGAGCCCCTCTCCGGATGTTTTTTGAAGATGAGAAACCAGCCCTACTGGCACAGATTGATGCAGAATTTGAAAAG ATGCAGGGGCAGTCTCCCCCAGTTCCCTTCAGGGGTGCCAAAAAGGGTGTGGAGCAGGAGGGGGAGGAGACTGAAGAACAGGAAGAGGAAGTGGGAAGTGATGTCGTGGACCTGTTGCCAAGAACGGACATAAG TGACAAGATTACTTCCGACTTGGTGGCAAAGATTGCAGATAAAAACTGGAAGATCCGGAAGGAAGGGCTTGATGAATTGGCTGCCGTGATCAATGAGGCCAAGTTTATTCTGCCCAGTATTGGAGAGGTGCCCATCGCACTCAAAGCGCGCCTTAATGACTCGAATAAGATCCTG GTACTACAAACACTGACTATTCTGCAGCAGATCGCCACAGCCATGGGTTCAGGCCTGAAGCAGCATGTGAAGTGTCTGGGCATGAACATTATTACAGTTTTGGGTGATAGTAAG AGCAATGTTAGAGCTGCAGCCATGACTACACTCAACGCCTGGGTGGAGCAGACTGGGATGAAGGAGTGGCTGGAGGGCGAGGACCTGTCTGAGGAGCTGAAGAAGGAGAACCCTTTCTTAAGGCAGGAG GTGCTGGGCTGGCTGGCTGAAAAGCTCCCGACCCTGCGCTCCGTGTCACCCGACCTCATGCTGTGTGTACCCTACCTGTACGCGTGTCTCGAGGACCGCAACGGCGATGTGAGGAAGAAGGCGCAGGATGCCCTTCCCACCTTCATGATGCACCTTGGATACGAGAAGATGCTCAAAGCTACGGGCAAACTAAAG ACGGCTTCCAAGGACCAGGTGGTGGGCATGCTTGAGAAGGCTCGGGCCGTCATGCCCCCCGTGCCTGCTGCTCCTGCGAAAGCTGGGGCTAAATCGGGAGCTGCAGCTTTAAAGACGGTTGCAG GTTCTGCGAAGTCTCAGTCGGTCAGTGACGACTCGGGGATCTGTGTTCCTGATGCTAAAGCAGATATGAAGAAAGGCAAGCCTGCCGGAGCCGCTGCTAAAGGAAGG GGTGCTCTTGGGAAGAAGGCCCCAGTCAAGGCTAATCCCAAGGAAGAAGAGGACAAATCTGGTCCCATGTTCATCTTGATCTCTAATGGCAAGGAGCAGAGGATGAAAGAGGAAAGGGCCCTTAAG ATCTTAAAATGGAACTTCATGACTCCCCGAGACGAGTACGTCGAGCAGTTGAAGACCCAGATGTCCAGCTGTGTTGCCAAGTGGCTCCAAGATGAGTTGTTCCACTTCGATTTCCAGCATCACATCAAAGCTTTGACTGCTATGATTGAG CACAtggaggaagagaaggaggCCACAGTCGGCTGCCTGGACCTGATTCTCAAGTGGTTCACGCTCCGCTTCTTCGACACCAACACCAGTGTGCTGATGAAGGCGCTGGAGTACCTCAAGCAGCTCTTCTCGATGCTCAGCCGGGACAACTACCACCTGAATGAATATGAGGCCTCATCCTTCATTCCCTACCTGATCCTCAAA GTTGGGGAATCGAAAGATGTGGTGCGCAAGGACGTGCGTGGTATTCTCAACATGCTGTGCAAGGTCTATCCTGCCAGCAAGGTCTTCACGTTCTTGATGGACGGCACGAAGTCCAAGAACTCCAAGCAGCGAGCCG AATGTCTTGAAGAACTGGGCTGTTTAATTGAGTCTTATGGCATGAATGTTTGCCAGCCGACAGCAGCAAAGGCACTTAAAGAGATTGCTGTTCATATCGGTGATCGCGACACATCGGTCCGCAACGCTGCTCTGAACACGGTGCTGGCTGTGTATAATGTCTGTGGAGACCAGGTTTTCAAGCTCATCGGAAAT CTGTCGGAGAAGGAGATGAGTATGTTAGAGGAGAGAATCAAGCGATCTGCTAAGAAAACCCCTGTGCCTGTCAAGCAAGTGGAAGAGAAACCCCAGAGAGTGCAGGGCGGAAACCAGAATGCAAGTTTAATGCGGAAGCCCCCTCCCGACGAAGTACCTTCCAAGTTAAA TCAAGCCCGCTCTCAAAACGCACACCCGGAGCTGTCAGCACCGTCTATCCCAAAAGAGTTCCAGCTGGACCTCGACGTTATCGAGAACGACCACACGCGGGTCAGCGAGCTGCCCGACCTGGTGCAGCACAAACTGGACGAGCTGTTGGAGCCGGTCTTGATCCCAGAGCCGAA AGTCCGTGCAGTCTCTCCGCATTTTGATGACATGCACAGTAGCACCGCGTCCACCATCAACTTTGTGATCTCACAAGTGGCAAGTGGAGACATCAACACAAGCATCCAAGCCTTGGCACAG ATTGATGAAGTTTTGCGGCAGGAGGACAAGGCTGAAGCCATGTCTGGCCATATCGATCAGTTCCTGATCGCGACATTCATGCAGCTGCGTCTCATCTACAACAAGCACATGGCTGACGAGCGGCTGGGCAAGGACGACATCGCCAAGCTGTACAGCTGCATCATTGGCAACATGCTCTCG CTCTTCTACCTGGAGAGTTTGGCTCGAGAGGCATCCATGGGCGTTCTGAAGGACCTCATGCACGGCCTCATCACGCTGATGCTGGACACGCGAGTGGAGGACTTGGAAGACGGACAGCAGCTCATCAGATCCGTGAATCTGCTGGTGGTGAAGGTTCTGGAGAAGTCGGACCAGACTAATATTTTGAG TGCGCTGCTTGTGCTGCTGCAGGACAGCCTTCTTGCCACAGCCAGCTCGCCCAAGTTCTCAGAACTCATCATGAAG TGTCTGTGGCGAATGATCCGCCTCCTTCCAGAGACTATCAATAGCATCAACCTGGACCGAATCCTGCTGGATGTCCATAACTTCATGAAAATCTTTCCTAAGGAGAAGTTAAAGCAGCTGAAGAGTGAAGTTCCTCACAGGACCATGAAGACGCTGCTGCACACGCTGTGCCGACTGACCGGGTCCAAG ATCTTGGATCACTTGACGATGATTGAAAACAAGAATGAGTCGGAGCTGGAGGCGCATCTCAGACGGGTCGTCAAACACTCAAACGATCCCTCCAGCACCAAGTCAGACAAGGACACAGAGAAAGGAGCCATCAGGACG GATGAAAAGATGTCTAAAGCTAAAGTGAGTGACATCCTGTCAGAAATCTTTAAGAAGGTCGGCTCCAAGGAAAACACAAAAGAG GGCCTCACGGAACTGTATGAATACAAGCAGAAGTACTCCGATGCCGACATCGAGCCTTTCCTGAAAAACACCTCCCAGTTCTTCCAGAGCTACGTGGAACGAGGCCTCCGCATGATCGAGTCTGAGCGCGAGGGCAAGGGAAGGATTCAGCCCTCAAATACAG TAATTCCCCAACACCCTACAGATACGTCTGCATTCGTGCCAAGCTCCACTTCTGTCCCAGTAAATACAAACGGAGAGGATGTCAAGCCAGCAGTGTATTGGGGCAGGTTACAGATATTGAGGCAACGTCATGGACTGGAAAATAATTCTAAg CAGCAGGAAGAGCGGCCTCCCTTGACCTCCCTGCTGTCCAAACCCTCGGCGCCCACCGTGGCCTCCTCCACCGACATGCTGCACAGTAAACTCTCTCAGCTCAAGGAGTCGCGGGAGACATGCCACCAGGAGCTGGAGTCCGGCCAGTCGCAGTCGCAGAGCCTGGGCTCGGCCTCCTCCACCGCCAACCTGGACGACTTGAAAAAGAGGCTGGAGAGAATAAAGAGCAATCGCAAATGA